A window of Synergistaceae bacterium genomic DNA:
CGATGGCCGTCGGCAGGGTCGAAGGGACGAAACGCGTCTCCATCCAGTGAGCCACCTTGCGTCTGTTGGCCTCGATGTCGCCGATCGCCACGTCGATCTGGAAAATTCCCACGCGAAGTTTCATCTGTTTTCGCCTCCTCAGTGCCTGTCCGGCAGCACGGAAATCCGGTAGCCGAAGCGGATCGCCCGGTTCAGGACGGGGTCGGAAAGGGTCAGGCGAAAAGCGCCGGCAAAGACAACGCCTTCGAGCGTTGCCGGCGCGCCGCTGAAAAGAGCCACTTTCCCCGGTGCGGGAGCGTCTTCCCGGGCCAGCTCTTCCAATCGCTCCGGAGGCAGAAGATCTCCCAGCGTTCCCTTCTGATACGTCCGGTATCCGTCCTCCTGCGGGATTTCCGAGGAAATTTCCACGCGGTTCCAGTGCTCCCGCAGGTCGGAGACCTTCCAGAAAACGGGGGCCAGAATTCTGTCGCAGATCTGCTTCGCTTTGGAAACGGAGAACTTCTCCAGCGCCCGGTCGGTGTGGCCGCCGGCCAGAGTCACGTACTGATCGCCGCCCTCGTCCCGGGCGAGAAAAACCTCCGCCTCGCCGGATGTGGATTCTCCCGTGACCCAAAGGTGTTCCCGGGAAGACACCCTGTTGGGGTCGATCCAGTACAGGGCCGGAATGGAGTGAGGCCGGGGGAAGCCTGGTTTCACCCGTTCATCAACGTGGGCTCTGACTGCTTTCTGGTCGCACCCGGCATAGTCGATGGCCACGCACAGGTCCCAGGTCAGCAGTCTGCGTTCCGCTTTTCCGTCGGGCCGTAATACTGTCGCTTCGTGCTTCATACAATAGCCTCCTCGCCTTTTCGGGTGATAAAAATGAGCTTAAGGAAGAGCTCTGCACATGTCAAGGATAATTTTACTTCGCATGTCTGCCGGACAATGGAGTGGATAGGTCGTCAGGCTCATTGTGATAATACGCTCTTTCTTTTATCCTGCCTGTATTGTCACGGTTGGTTTCGTTGTGTACATTCCTGTCCAGCTTCTCGATGTTTGCAGGCCCGGGCCCTTGGAGTCCGGATTCCTGCAGCCGGCGAGAGGTTTTTGTTCATTCGTCTGTTGCCGCGTGAGC
This region includes:
- a CDS encoding DUF2848 domain-containing protein; translation: MKHEATVLRPDGKAERRLLTWDLCVAIDYAGCDQKAVRAHVDERVKPGFPRPHSIPALYWIDPNRVSSREHLWVTGESTSGEAEVFLARDEGGDQYVTLAGGHTDRALEKFSVSKAKQICDRILAPVFWKVSDLREHWNRVEISSEIPQEDGYRTYQKGTLGDLLPPERLEELAREDAPAPGKVALFSGAPATLEGVVFAGAFRLTLSDPVLNRAIRFGYRISVLPDRH